The Methanobrevibacter sp. genome segment TGAAGATACAATCATTGTAGCTGCAGGTTATGCAGATGCTCACCGTGTAGGTGCAGTTGATCCTATGGAAATACCAAAAGTAGCAAAAGATGCAGGATGCGACCTTGCAATGCTTGATACTGCAGTTAAAGACGGTCATACATTATTCGATTATTTAGATTTGGAAAAATTACAAGAATTTGTAGACGAAGCTCACGGATATGGTTTGAAAACCGCACTTGCAGGTTCTGTTAAAAAAGACCAATTAAAACCGTTACATGATATCGGTTGTGATGTTGTTGGTATTAGAGGAGCTGCTTGTGTTGGAGGTGACAGAAACACTGGTAAAATACACCATACTGCTGTAGCTGAACTCAAAGAATTATGCGATTCATTTTAATTAGGTGTTTATCATGTCATTTTCAAAAAAAGTTCAAGAAGCAAGAATGTCTT includes the following:
- a CDS encoding (5-formylfuran-3-yl)methyl phosphate synthase — its product is MLLLISPINHEEALESIKGGADIVDVKNPKEGSLGANFPWVIKEIRELTPEDKLVSATLGDVPYKPGTVSLAAMGAHVSGADYIKVGLYGTKNHDEAVEVMENVVKTVKDISEDTIIVAAGYADAHRVGAVDPMEIPKVAKDAGCDLAMLDTAVKDGHTLFDYLDLEKLQEFVDEAHGYGLKTALAGSVKKDQLKPLHDIGCDVVGIRGAACVGGDRNTGKIHHTAVAELKELCDSF